A window of Melospiza melodia melodia isolate bMelMel2 chromosome Z, bMelMel2.pri, whole genome shotgun sequence contains these coding sequences:
- the LOC134432166 gene encoding serine/threonine-protein kinase PAK 3-like, which translates to MIGQVCAAVCTVFSVVYSGYYLTQLTRHLTRGWRQACPLGTTAGSAAPLAASVIEEEDEEEQRKMKPSAAVPSQPELAEPVTLVARSAIQPGAVGPAWPAAASSSPAAGTSCSSAAQQPEMREEQGLKTLRSIVSPGRPTGKYTAFEELGRGGFGAVYKALDTSSGQQVAIKIMSLEEEMSEELAANEILAMRDNRSPNIVTYLDSYLVDAELWLAMEFMDGGTLFDVLRAVYLEEGQIGAVCRECLQGLHFLHSRQVIHRDIKSCNVLVGTDGSVKLGDFGLCAQLSPEHSKRSSSVGTPSWMAPEVVRGEAYGPKVDIWSLGIMGLEMVEGEAPYQREARLRVFELLERNGPPKLQNPRHHSALLRDFLRCCLQADEDRRWSAQELLQHPFVTSGDPASSLAALIISAKRVQEDWRGDTCA; encoded by the exons ATGATCGGGCAAGTCTGTGCCGCCGTTTGCACCGTCTTTTCTGTTGTCTATTCTGGCTACTACCTGACCCAGCTGACTC GTCACCTGACACGCGGATGGAGACAAGCCTGTCCTTTG ggcacaacagcagggtcagcagctcctctggctgcctctgtcattgaggaagaggatgaagaggagcaaAGGAAGATGAAGCCTTCAGCCGCTGTCCCTTCACAGCCGGAACTTGCAGAGCCAGTAA CTCTTGTTGCTC GCTCTGCCATTCAACCTGGTGCCGTCGGAccagcatggcctgcagcagccagctcaagccccgctgccggcacttcctgcagcagcgcagcccagcagcccgagatgagggaggagcagggcctgaagaCACTGA ggAGCATCGTGAGTCCGGGCCGGCCTACAGGCAAATACACGGCATTTGAGGAACTCGGGCGAGG aGGGTTTGGAGCTGTTTATAAAGCCCTTGACACCAGCAGCGGACAACAG GTGGCAATCAAGATCATGTCACTCGAGGAGGAGATGTCCgaggagctggctgccaatgaAATCCTGGCCATGAGGGACAACAGGAGTCCCAATATCGTTACCTACTTAGACAG ctacctggtggatgcggagctctggctggccatggagttcATGGACGGCGGCACCTTGTTTGATGTGCTGAGGGCAGTGTACCTGGAGGAAGGACAGATAGGCGCTGTCTGTCGGGAG tgcctgcaaggactgcatttCCTTCATTCCCGCCAAGTCATCCACAGAGACATCAAAAGTTGCAACGTCCTGGTGGGCACGGACGGATCCGTCAAGTTGG GTgactttggcctctgtgctcagctcagccctgagcacagcaagcgcagctccagcgtcggcactcccagctggatggcaccggaggtggtgagaggagaagcctacggccccaaagtggacatctggtccctggggatcATGGGGCTGGAAATGGTGGAAGGGGAAGCTCCTTACCAGCGGGAAGCCCGTCTCCGG GTTTTTGAACTGCTAGAAAGGAACGGGCCCCCAAAACTGCAGAACCCCAGGCACCACTCGGCTCTCCTGCGCGACTTCctccgctgctgcctgcaggcagatgaggacaggcgctggtctgcccaggagctcctacag caTCCCTTCGTGACCTCAGGCGatcctgcctccagcctggctgctctgatcATCTCAGCCAAGCGAGTGCAGGAAGACTGGAGAGGAGACACCTGCGCCTGA
- the LOC134432242 gene encoding serine/threonine-protein kinase PAK 3-like, which produces MIGQVCAAVCTVFSVVYSGYYLTQLTRHLTRGWRQACPLGTTAGSAAPLAASVIEEEDEEEQRKMKPSAAVPSQPELAEPVTLVARSAIQPGAAGPAWPAAASSSPAAGTSCSSAAQQPEMREEQGLKTLRSIVSPGRPTGKYTAFEELGRGGFGAVYKALDTSSGQQVAIKIMSLEEEMSEELAANEILAMRDNRSPNIVTYLDSYLVDAELWLAMEFMDGGTLFDVLRAVYLEEGQIGAVCRECLQGLHFLHSRQVIHRDIKSCNVLVGTDGSVKLGDFGLCAQLSPEHSKRSSSVGTPSWMAPEVVRGEAYGPKVDIWSLGIMGLEMVEGEAPYQREARLRVFELLERNGPPKLQNPRHHSALLRDFLRCCLQADEDRRWSAQELLQHPFVTSGDPASSLAALIISAKRVQEDWRGDTCA; this is translated from the exons ATGATCGGGCAAGTCTGTGCCGCCGTTTGCACCGTCTTTTCTGTTGTCTATTCTGGCTACTACCTGACCCAGCTGACTC GTCACCTGACACGCGGATGGAGACAAGCCTGTCCTTTG ggcacaacagcagggtcagcagctcctctggctgcctctgtcattgaggaagaggatgaagaggagcaaAGGAAGATGAAGCCTTCAGCCGCTGTCCCTTCACAGCCGGAACTTGCAGAGCCAGTAA CCCTTGTTGCTC GCTCTGCCATTCAACCTGGTGCCGCCGGAccagcatggcctgcagcagccagctcaagccccgctgccggcacttcctgcagcagcgcagcccagcagcccgagatgagggaggagcagggcctgaagaCACTGA ggAGCATCGTGAGTCCGGGCCGGCCTACAGGCAAATACACGGCATTTGAGGAACTCGGGCGAGG aGGGTTTGGAGCTGTTTATAAAGCCCTTGACACCAGCAGCGGACAACAG GTGGCAATCAAGATCATGTCACTCGAGGAGGAGATGTCCgaggagctggctgccaatgaAATCCTGGCCATGAGGGACAACAGGAGTCCCAATATCGTTACCTACTTAGACAG ctacctggtggatgcggagctctggctggccatggagttcATGGACGGCGGCACCTTGTTTGATGTGCTGAGGGCAGTGTACCTGGAGGAAGGACAGATAGGCGCTGTCTGTCGGGAG tgcctgcaaggactgcatttCCTTCATTCCCGCCAAGTCATCCACAGAGACATCAAAAGTTGCAACGTCCTGGTGGGCACGGACGGATCCGTCAAGTTGG GTgactttggcctctgtgctcagctcagccctgagcacagcaagcgcagctccagcgtcggcactcccagctggatggcaccggaggtggtgagaggagaagcctacggccccaaagtggacatctggtccctggggatcATGGGGCTGGAAATGGTGGAAGGGGAAGCTCCTTACCAGCGGGAAGCCCGTCTCCGG GTTTTTGAACTGCTAGAAAGGAACGGGCCCCCAAAACTGCAGAACCCCAGGCACCACTCGGCTCTCCTGCGCGACTTCctccgctgctgcctgcaggcagatgaggacaggcgctggtctgcccaggagctcctacag caTCCCTTCGTGACCTCAGGCGatcctgcctccagcctggctgctctgatcATCTCAGCCAAGCGAGTGCAGGAAGACTGGAGAGGAGACACCTGCGCCTGA
- the LOC134432241 gene encoding serine/threonine-protein kinase PAK 3-like — protein sequence MIGQVCAAVCTVFSVVYSGYYLTQLTRHLTRGWRQACPLGTTAGSAAPLAASVIEEEDEEEQRKMKPSAAVPSQPELAEPVTLVARSAIQPGAAGPAWPAAASSSPAAGTSCSSAAQQPEMREEQGLKTLRSIVSPGRPTGKYTAFEELGRGGFGAVYKALDTSSGQQVAIKIMSLEEEMSEELAANEILAMRDNRSPNIVTYLDSYLVDAELWLAMEFMDGGTLFDVLRAVYLEEGQIGAVCRECLQGLHFLHSRQVIHRDIKSCNVLVGTDGSVKLGDFGLCAQLSPEHSKRSSSVGTPSWMAPEVVRGEAYGPKVDIWSLGIMGLEMVEGEAPYQREARLRVFELLERNGPPKLQNPRHHSALLRDFLRCCLQADEDRRWSAQELLQHPFVTSGDPASSLAALIISAKRVQEDWRGDTCA from the exons ATGATCGGGCAAGTCTGTGCCGCCGTTTGCACCGTCTTTTCTGTTGTCTATTCTGGCTACTACCTGACCCAGCTGACTC GTCACCTGACACGCGGATGGAGACAAGCCTGTCCTTTG ggcacaacagcagggtcagcagctcctctggctgcctctgtcattgaggaagaggatgaagaggagcaaAGGAAGATGAAGCCTTCAGCCGCTGTCCCTTCACAGCCGGAACTTGCAGAGCCAGTAA CCCTTGTTGCTC GCTCTGCCATTCAACCTGGTGCCGCCGGAccagcatggcctgcagcagccagctcaagccccgctgccggcacttcctgcagcagcgcagcccagcagcccgagatgagggaggagcagggcctgaagaCACTGA ggAGCATCGTGAGTCCGGGCCGGCCTACAGGCAAATACACAGCATTTGAGGAACTCGGGCGAGG aGGGTTTGGAGCTGTTTATAAAGCCCTTGACACCAGCAGCGGACAACAG GTGGCAATCAAGATCATGTCACTCGAGGAGGAGATGTCCgaggagctggctgccaatgaAATCCTGGCCATGAGGGACAACAGGAGTCCCAATATCGTTACCTACTTAGACAG ctacctggtggatgcggagctctggctggccatggagttcATGGACGGCGGCACCTTGTTTGATGTGCTGAGGGCAGTGTACCTGGAGGAAGGACAGATAGGCGCTGTCTGTCGGGAG tgcctgcaaggactgcatttCCTTCATTCCCGCCAAGTCATCCACAGAGACATCAAAAGTTGCAACGTCCTGGTGGGCACGGACGGATCCGTCAAGTTGG GTgactttggcctctgtgctcagctcagccctgagcacagcaagcgcagctccagcgtcggcactcccagctggatggcaccggaggtggtgagaggagaagcctacggccccaaagtggacatctggtccctggggatcATGGGGCTGGAAATGGTGGAAGGGGAAGCTCCTTACCAGCGGGAAGCCCGTCTCCGG GTTTTTGAACTGCTAGAAAGGAACGGGCCCCCAAAACTGCAGAACCCCAGGCACCACTCGGCTCTCCTGCGCGACTTCctccgctgctgcctgcaggcagatgaggacaggcgctggtctgcccaggagctcctacag caTCCCTTCGTGACCTCAGGCGatcctgcctccagcctggctgctctgatcATCTCAGCCAAGCGAGTGCAGGAAGACTGGAGAGGAGACACCTGCGCCTGA